One Coffea arabica cultivar ET-39 chromosome 5c, Coffea Arabica ET-39 HiFi, whole genome shotgun sequence DNA window includes the following coding sequences:
- the LOC113689859 gene encoding anthocyanidin 3-O-glucosyltransferase 2-like codes for MEKFKLLMMVSPRMGHLTQALELAKLMLARNNQLSITALIMELPIDPHGTARIQSLIAATNVEGLHFHHLPAPEDTSDWNITHRMGFTFKLLEYQKPHVREIASKTKKLSGLLIDLVSTTMIDVADELGVPTYLFFTSGAAFLGLMLHFQTLEDEQNRGISDLVEGVSHLILPSFAEPVPIGVLPAIATQKEHWSTFVLKWTRDYRRAKGIIVNTFSDLESNAMSSFSLDSYYGKTSLPPVFPVGPILNRSQIHTQSSEDYSAMMKWLDCQPKTSVVFLCFGSLASFHPDQVQEIAYGIERSGHRFLWVLRQPPANEGGFPRDYENLELALPEGFLDRTASIGKVVGWVPQLAVLSHSAVGAFVSHCGWNSTLESIFCGVPIATWPVQAEQQLNAFQLVRELGIAVEISLDYNQQKENQALVTAEQVEKGIREIMDVEIEVRIRVKEFSEKSRLATKEGGSSYFALGNLIQDICSRSSA; via the coding sequence ATGGAGAAATTTAAGCTCCTGATGATGGTTTCACCTCGAATGGGGCACTTGACACAGGCCCTTGAGCTGGCCAAGCTGATGCTTGCAAGAAACAATCAATTATCAATCACAGCCCTGATCATGGAGCTGCCAATTGATCCCCATGGCACAGCCAGGATTCAGTCCCTCATCGCTGCCACAAATGTTGAAGGCCTCCACTTCCACCACCTTCCAGCACCAGAAGACACCTCTGATTGGAATATCACACATAGAATGGGCTTCACTTTCAAGCTCCTagaatatcagaaacctcatgTGAGAGAAATAGcctcaaaaactaaaaaattatcTGGGCTTTTGATTGACTTGGTTAGCACGACCATGATTGACGTTGCTGACGAGCTTGGAGTTCCTACCTACTTATTCTTCACCTCTGGTGCGGCTTTTCTTGGTCTGATGCTTCATTTCCAAACCCTTGAAGACGAGCAAAACCGGGGCATATCTGATCTGGTTGAAGGGGTAAGCCATCTAATTCTCCCTAGTTTTGCAGAACCAGTTCCAATCGGCGTCCTCCCAGCTATAGCAACCCAGAAGGAACATTGGTCGACCTTCGTTTTGAAATGGACCCGTGACTACAGAAGGGCTAAAGGAATCATAGTGAACACTTTCAGTGATCTTGAATCTAATGCTATGAGTTCTTTTTCATTAGATTCTTATTATGGTAAAACAAGCTTGCCACCAGTCTTTCCTGTCGGGCCTATTCTAAATAGGTCCCAAATCCACACTCAATCTAGTGAAGATTATTCAGCAATGATGAAATGGCTGGATTGTCAGCCTAAAACCTCGGTAGTTTTTCTCTGTTTTGGCAGCTTGGCAAGTTTCCATCCGGACCAAGTTCAAGAAATAGCTTATGGCATTGAGAGAAGTGGTCATCGGTTCCTATGGGTTCTCAGGCAGCCCCCTGCAAACGAAGGGGGATTTCCTAGGGATTATGAGAATCTTGAACTTGCGCTGCCCGAAGGGTTCTTGGATCGAACGGCTTCGATCGGAAAAGTAGTGGGTTGGGTTCCACAACTGGCCGTGCTGTCACATTCGGCTGTTGGGGCATTCGTGTCACACTGCGGCTGGAATTCAACGTTGGAGAGCATCTTTTGTGGGGTGCCTATTGCCACCTGGCCCGTACAAGCTGAGCAACAGCTGAATGCGTTCCAATTGGTCAGAGAGTTAGGAATTGCTGTGGAAATTAGTTTGGACTACAATCaacaaaaggaaaatcaagCTCTGGTGACAGCCGAGCAGGTTGAGAAAGGCATAAGGGAAATCATGGATGTTGAGATTGAAGTAAGGATAAGGGTTAAAGAATTCAGCGAGAAAAGCAGACTAGCTACAAAGGAAGGTGGATCATCTTATTTCGCTTTGGGGAATCTTATTCAAGACATTTGTTCAAGGTCTTCTGCTTAA